The following are encoded in a window of Lactobacillus panisapium genomic DNA:
- the hxlB gene encoding 6-phospho-3-hexuloisomerase, which translates to MIKEFAQICTELTTINYDLSEQKARKILQLIFSAKRVFLSGEGRSGLMIRALANRLTQAGLQVHVVSEITCPAINAEDLLILNSASGTSTFLLGQAKSAKHVGATILTFTAKRTAPLSQTSDEVIVIEAQTKDTNQNSVQPMGSLYEQASLLLFDSLILKALHANLITTRQLRDTHSNLE; encoded by the coding sequence CAGAATTAACTACTATTAATTATGATTTATCAGAGCAGAAAGCACGAAAAATTCTACAACTAATCTTTTCTGCTAAGAGAGTTTTCCTGTCAGGAGAGGGTCGAAGCGGTCTGATGATTCGCGCACTCGCTAACCGCTTGACGCAAGCGGGGTTACAAGTTCACGTAGTTAGTGAGATTACCTGTCCGGCAATTAATGCTGAAGATTTGCTAATATTGAATTCTGCTAGTGGCACGTCCACCTTTTTACTCGGACAGGCTAAAAGCGCTAAGCATGTGGGAGCGACGATTTTGACTTTTACAGCTAAAAGGACTGCTCCTTTAAGTCAAACAAGTGATGAAGTTATTGTCATTGAGGCGCAAACAAAGGACACTAACCAGAATTCTGTCCAGCCAATGGGAAGTTTATATGAACAAGCCTCATTACTGCTTTTCGATAGCTTAATTTTAAAGGCATTGCATGCTAATTTGATTACAACTAGGCAATTACGGGATACACACTCTAATTTAGAGTAA
- a CDS encoding BglG family transcription antiterminator produces the protein MSDNRDLLDFLRQNNESWITAKTLAMKLAVSERTVKSKIAQLRKNNIEIESGPKGYRIKGNFDTPEISEYLPDNAGQRSSWLIRKLIKAKKPLNIYDLSGQLYINEVELRKELKKLTSEFSNFDLRLIREGDFYHVDGEEENKRKLLSSMIYHELNGTLLNEKAIQKYFPEVDVKTVADILRQSAKVADIKFDSFNFSNLLLHLVIMLDRSDKIAFVAEKNQISNPVVKSIVTKLNQRTNYHLSDEDIKQLTKMIQLLSDIHSADLPQDSQLNNLFKRIVAFVRKTYNLDLDEELFKNRFLPHLLRLIARFKNNNTVHNPLAENIKNSSPTIYECATLIAYEIKKELGIAVSEEEIAFIALHVGNIVTEQIRNENKVICQLLIPEYHNNAQNAVSLLDHKFGNDLVILNTVSSETDLLAETQLVVVVDSKQIIKKHQFVQVSSFLLPGDINKIQKAINQIKDANSAHKLQKGLDKFTSAANFITENHTRTAHEVIHFISERFLQEKIVAKDFEEQIWERERLSSTAFGSVAIPHAINYHARLSQWFIYINEKGVEWGNQRVYLIIMLASSPKDEKRFRQVFDELSEVIINDNKVAKLSRCNSYQEFIKEIIKIE, from the coding sequence ATGAGCGACAACAGAGATTTACTTGATTTTTTAAGGCAAAATAATGAATCTTGGATCACTGCTAAAACTCTTGCGATGAAATTGGCCGTGTCTGAGCGAACGGTAAAAAGCAAAATAGCTCAATTGCGTAAAAATAATATTGAAATTGAGAGTGGACCTAAAGGATATAGAATAAAAGGCAACTTTGATACTCCGGAAATAAGCGAATATTTACCTGATAATGCGGGCCAGAGGAGTTCGTGGTTAATTCGTAAACTAATCAAAGCTAAAAAGCCACTCAATATTTATGATCTATCTGGTCAACTTTACATCAATGAAGTTGAGTTACGTAAAGAACTAAAAAAGCTAACGAGTGAATTCAGTAATTTTGACTTAAGATTGATTCGCGAAGGCGATTTTTACCATGTTGATGGTGAAGAGGAAAATAAGCGTAAGCTTCTTTCGTCAATGATCTATCACGAATTAAACGGTACCTTGCTTAATGAAAAGGCTATTCAAAAGTATTTTCCTGAAGTCGATGTTAAAACAGTGGCGGATATCTTGCGGCAAAGTGCTAAAGTCGCTGATATTAAATTTGATTCCTTTAATTTCAGTAATCTTCTCTTACACCTAGTAATTATGTTAGATCGTTCCGATAAGATTGCATTTGTAGCAGAAAAAAATCAAATCTCTAATCCAGTAGTTAAGTCAATTGTTACTAAGCTTAATCAAAGAACAAACTATCATTTATCAGATGAAGATATTAAGCAATTAACGAAAATGATCCAGCTATTATCAGATATTCACTCTGCTGATTTACCACAAGATTCGCAGCTTAATAATTTATTTAAAAGAATCGTAGCATTTGTCCGTAAAACTTATAATCTTGATCTTGATGAAGAACTTTTCAAAAACCGCTTTTTGCCACATTTGTTACGTTTAATTGCCCGTTTTAAAAATAATAATACGGTACATAATCCATTAGCTGAAAATATCAAAAATTCTTCGCCGACAATTTATGAATGTGCGACTCTGATTGCCTATGAAATAAAAAAGGAATTAGGAATTGCCGTTAGTGAAGAAGAAATTGCTTTTATTGCCCTTCATGTCGGTAATATCGTAACGGAACAAATTAGGAATGAAAACAAAGTGATTTGTCAATTGCTGATACCTGAATATCACAATAATGCACAAAATGCAGTTTCGCTACTTGACCATAAATTTGGCAATGATTTGGTTATTTTAAATACTGTTAGTTCAGAAACCGATTTATTAGCGGAAACGCAGTTAGTAGTTGTCGTTGATTCAAAGCAAATTATCAAAAAGCATCAGTTTGTTCAAGTTTCTAGTTTCCTTTTACCAGGTGATATTAATAAGATTCAAAAGGCAATTAACCAAATTAAAGATGCCAATTCAGCGCATAAACTGCAGAAGGGGTTAGACAAATTTACGTCTGCTGCTAACTTTATTACTGAAAATCATACTCGGACAGCCCATGAAGTTATTCATTTTATAAGTGAGCGATTTTTACAAGAAAAAATTGTCGCCAAAGACTTTGAAGAACAGATTTGGGAAAGAGAGCGCCTTTCCAGCACGGCATTTGGTTCTGTAGCAATTCCTCATGCGATTAATTATCATGCTAGGCTGAGCCAATGGTTTATTTATATTAATGAAAAGGGTGTCGAATGGGGAAACCAGCGAGTTTATTTAATTATTATGCTTGCTTCAAGTCCAAAAGACGAAAAAAGGTTCCGGCAAGTTTTTGATGAACTTTCTGAAGTGATCATTAATGATAATAAAGTTGCCAAATTATCTAGGTGTAACAGTTATCAAGAATTTATCAAAGAAATTATCAAAATTGAATAA
- a CDS encoding BglG family transcription antiterminator translates to MNERIQEIISLLMEKPGITIVEVMQELSLTRRQINYAVSLINQELEAHGLAPILRHANGTFTFSNKVKELLVNDKKLNDYFPSTNRETTILLYLIINVDYVSLDDLAVVVRCSKTTILRNLRVAAKVAARYQLAIKYNRSRGYFLQGDETQILRLATALALKENDTANNSLLRNDIFTEEIIHNATVLITNFERKFQVSFSDKYFEHLKLLIQTILARGMSTKKKGESDKFIDQTNEYKYLRRQKIIAKLTDFYVEWLALSILSANIFNKDNSEYSPDEIELFGFIHQMVEGFKLKVLVDIPNQSSFEKRLLNHLRPACYRVKYNLPNVESMDISEDEDQKLLSSIIKDLLQPIEEWLDTKFSENEIKLLTYYFGYLLIDNEGSRQKNSTKYTAVVVCSNGIIMSNILIKILISIFPEINFLGTMSAREFSESDQRFDVVFSTVLLKTKLKNYLVKPNMDNSEKLSLRYRVLKDLGLDQIDHKANELLQLVGKYTKIEDDKKLRTGIVNILLSNSNETIKIDIESPKSPDLLSYIKLKYIQIIEDPNPDWQDVLYQAIEPLIVDQKVEEKYYLELVKQVSSRYNYSFLGETMAIPHASPEKGILDDGIAILISQHPIKLPFGKEARILAPVAFFHMDRYLKAINQLANLATNDQQIGKLLNTRSADQAFEIIRKYVKEDN, encoded by the coding sequence ATGAATGAGAGGATCCAAGAAATTATTTCCCTTTTAATGGAAAAACCAGGAATAACAATTGTGGAGGTGATGCAGGAATTATCGTTAACAAGACGTCAGATTAATTATGCAGTAAGTTTAATCAATCAAGAATTAGAAGCCCATGGGTTAGCACCAATTTTAAGGCATGCTAATGGAACGTTCACTTTTTCAAACAAAGTCAAAGAATTACTTGTTAATGATAAGAAATTAAACGATTACTTTCCTAGTACGAATCGAGAAACAACGATTTTATTATATTTAATTATCAATGTGGATTATGTATCACTTGATGATCTAGCTGTTGTTGTTAGATGCAGTAAAACTACTATTCTTCGGAACCTAAGGGTTGCTGCTAAGGTTGCTGCGCGATACCAACTTGCGATCAAATATAACCGAAGCCGAGGTTACTTTTTGCAAGGCGATGAAACACAGATTCTAAGATTAGCAACAGCACTGGCTTTAAAGGAAAATGATACTGCAAATAATAGCTTATTGCGGAATGATATTTTTACTGAAGAGATTATCCATAATGCAACAGTTTTGATAACAAACTTTGAAAGAAAATTTCAAGTTTCGTTTTCGGATAAATACTTTGAGCATTTGAAGCTATTAATTCAGACTATTTTAGCTCGAGGAATGTCTACTAAAAAGAAGGGCGAATCAGATAAATTTATTGATCAAACTAATGAGTATAAATATTTGCGTAGACAAAAGATTATAGCCAAACTAACTGATTTCTATGTTGAATGGTTAGCCTTATCAATTTTATCCGCTAATATTTTTAATAAAGATAATTCAGAATATAGTCCCGATGAAATTGAATTATTTGGTTTTATTCATCAGATGGTTGAAGGATTTAAGCTGAAAGTTCTAGTGGATATTCCAAATCAATCAAGTTTTGAAAAAAGATTGTTAAATCATTTACGCCCAGCTTGCTATCGCGTTAAGTATAATTTACCAAATGTTGAATCTATGGACATAAGTGAAGATGAAGACCAAAAATTACTGTCTAGTATTATAAAAGATTTATTGCAACCAATCGAAGAATGGCTAGATACTAAGTTCTCAGAAAACGAGATCAAATTATTAACTTATTATTTTGGATACTTACTGATTGATAATGAAGGATCAAGGCAAAAAAATAGTACTAAATATACTGCAGTGGTGGTCTGCTCTAATGGAATAATAATGTCCAATATTTTAATCAAAATATTAATAAGCATTTTTCCAGAGATCAATTTTTTAGGAACCATGTCAGCCAGAGAATTTTCTGAATCTGACCAAAGATTTGATGTGGTTTTTTCAACCGTCTTGTTAAAAACAAAACTTAAAAATTACCTTGTCAAACCTAATATGGATAACTCAGAAAAACTTTCTTTACGATATCGAGTTTTAAAAGACTTGGGTCTTGACCAAATTGATCATAAAGCAAATGAACTATTACAGCTGGTCGGTAAATATACCAAAATCGAGGATGATAAAAAATTACGAACGGGTATTGTTAACATTCTTTTATCCAACTCAAATGAAACCATCAAAATTGACATTGAGTCACCAAAATCGCCAGATCTTTTGAGCTACATCAAGCTGAAATATATCCAGATAATAGAAGATCCAAATCCTGATTGGCAAGATGTCTTGTATCAAGCAATAGAACCACTGATTGTTGATCAAAAAGTCGAAGAAAAATATTATTTAGAACTCGTCAAACAAGTTTCAAGTAGATATAACTATAGCTTTTTAGGTGAGACAATGGCTATTCCACATGCGAGTCCAGAAAAAGGTATTTTAGACGATGGGATAGCAATTTTAATTTCGCAACATCCAATTAAGCTACCTTTCGGTAAGGAGGCTAGGATTCTAGCACCTGTGGCATTTTTTCATATGGACCGCTACCTCAAGGCTATTAATCAATTGGCTAACCTAGCAACAAATGATCAACAAATAGGCAAATTGCTAAATACTAGATCTGCAGATCAGGCATTTGAAATTATTAGAAAATACGTTAAAGAGGATAACTAA
- a CDS encoding bifunctional 4-hydroxy-2-oxoglutarate aldolase/2-dehydro-3-deoxy-phosphogluconate aldolase — protein MDQRKFPEYTIILRNYTQVQANAVLEAIVGLEADFAVEVTMNSQNATKIIMQLNQKYGSQVKIGAGTVLNLSKEKSAIAAGAKFILSACAMSKEMINYAQKNKVLAIPGVMTPTGVFQMINYGADIVKIFPATVVGPSFFKEIQGPLGDLDLMAVGGVSEYNIKKFKDNRVKYFGIGSNAFNQSDIDNLNVKGLQNSLLKLVK, from the coding sequence ATGGACCAAAGAAAATTTCCAGAATATACAATAATTCTGCGAAACTACACGCAAGTGCAAGCCAATGCAGTGCTTGAAGCCATTGTGGGCTTAGAAGCAGACTTTGCTGTTGAAGTAACAATGAATAGCCAAAATGCCACCAAAATAATAATGCAATTAAATCAAAAGTATGGTAGCCAAGTGAAAATTGGCGCAGGAACGGTTTTAAACCTTTCTAAAGAAAAGTCTGCCATTGCTGCAGGTGCCAAATTTATTTTGAGTGCCTGTGCAATGAGTAAAGAAATGATTAACTATGCTCAAAAAAATAAAGTTCTAGCCATCCCCGGAGTAATGACACCAACGGGTGTTTTTCAAATGATCAACTACGGTGCTGACATTGTCAAAATCTTTCCAGCAACAGTCGTTGGACCTAGCTTTTTTAAAGAAATTCAAGGGCCTCTAGGAGATTTAGACTTGATGGCGGTTGGAGGAGTATCAGAATATAACATTAAAAAGTTTAAAGATAATCGAGTTAAATATTTTGGTATTGGCTCAAATGCTTTTAACCAATCGGATATTGATAATTTGAATGTTAAAGGATTACAAAATTCACTTTTGAAACTGGTGAAATGA
- a CDS encoding PTS sugar transporter subunit IIA has protein sequence MEKIILDENLIFQNLSFKTNIELEGFMADQLYKYGYVKEKYKAALLEREKHFPTGLPSSQPAVAIPHANADLVNKTTLAVATLAEPIKFKNMGNVKEDIPIKIVIMLVIAEPHSQVEMLQKVASIVQNEKLRKQFLQVLNKKQLLELVQLAIGD, from the coding sequence TTGGAAAAGATAATTTTAGATGAGAACTTAATTTTTCAAAACCTAAGCTTTAAAACAAATATTGAGCTGGAAGGTTTTATGGCTGATCAGCTTTATAAATACGGCTATGTTAAAGAAAAGTATAAAGCTGCACTTCTAGAAAGAGAAAAGCACTTTCCAACGGGTTTACCATCTTCACAACCAGCAGTAGCAATTCCACATGCAAACGCTGATTTGGTAAATAAAACAACTTTAGCCGTTGCGACTTTGGCAGAACCTATCAAGTTTAAAAATATGGGCAATGTTAAAGAAGATATTCCGATAAAAATAGTGATTATGCTTGTGATTGCGGAACCCCATAGTCAGGTTGAGATGCTGCAAAAGGTTGCCAGCATTGTCCAAAATGAGAAATTAAGAAAACAGTTTTTACAAGTTTTAAACAAAAAACAATTATTAGAGCTTGTTCAATTAGCTATAGGAGATTGA
- a CDS encoding PTS sugar transporter subunit IIB, which translates to MTKHILVACGNGIATSTVVATKIKEYLKENGIDADTTQTRLTEVSSKVANYDLLVTTGQFSGDTHGTPYVLGLSLLTGIGAEKTLADIKAALVNQEV; encoded by the coding sequence ATGACTAAACACATTTTAGTTGCATGTGGAAATGGAATAGCCACTTCCACAGTTGTAGCAACAAAAATTAAAGAATACCTCAAAGAAAATGGGATTGATGCGGATACTACGCAGACCAGATTAACTGAAGTGTCGTCTAAAGTGGCAAATTATGACCTTTTGGTAACTACTGGTCAGTTTAGTGGCGATACTCATGGAACACCTTATGTTTTAGGACTTTCATTATTAACGGGGATTGGTGCGGAGAAAACTTTAGCTGATATTAAGGCTGCTCTAGTCAATCAAGAAGTCTAG
- a CDS encoding PTS galactitol transporter subunit IIC: protein MSGFQFIINCGPTVMLPIIITIVGLIFGLKISAAFKSGLTLGIGFAGIKLVLDFMTTNIGPAAKAMVERTHVQLNALDVGWGSIAAVTWASPIIAILIFVILLINIVLLILKATHTLDVDIWNYHHMAIVGIMVYFVTKNVFLAVGSVAVMAIITFKMSDWSQPMVEGFFKIPGVSLPTVSALSSLVIAVPLNWILDKIPLFRKSKFSIKDAQKYLGFFGDSMIMGLLIGLAIGIFAGYDLQKILQLGVSMSAVLVLIPKMTSMFMEGLMPISESAQKWSQKKFKGRKLFIGLDAAVIVGNPDVITTALIIIPLTIAMAVVLPGNRVLPFADLAVVPFRVAMVVALTNGNLLKNIVIGLAVTASLLWCGSATAPVLTAIAKSVGIKLSTGGSLLISSFAATSMIQSYIVYFCFTWHPEFCVPILLIIIALIWYYFDFNKHINKAAEAEEVALKSKNN, encoded by the coding sequence ATGAGCGGCTTTCAATTCATTATTAATTGTGGGCCGACAGTTATGCTGCCAATTATTATTACCATTGTTGGTTTGATTTTTGGCTTAAAAATTTCTGCGGCTTTTAAGTCAGGCCTTACTTTAGGAATTGGCTTTGCTGGAATTAAGCTTGTACTTGATTTTATGACAACTAATATTGGTCCTGCTGCAAAAGCAATGGTAGAAAGAACCCATGTTCAGCTTAATGCATTAGATGTAGGCTGGGGTTCAATTGCAGCCGTAACTTGGGCATCACCAATCATTGCAATTCTTATTTTTGTAATTTTATTAATTAATATAGTGCTATTAATTTTAAAAGCAACGCATACGTTAGATGTAGATATTTGGAACTACCATCATATGGCGATAGTTGGAATAATGGTCTACTTTGTGACAAAAAATGTATTTTTGGCTGTTGGTAGCGTTGCTGTCATGGCTATTATCACTTTTAAAATGTCAGATTGGTCACAGCCAATGGTAGAGGGCTTTTTTAAAATTCCTGGTGTTTCATTGCCTACTGTGTCTGCATTATCATCTTTGGTAATTGCCGTTCCTTTAAATTGGATATTAGATAAAATTCCTTTATTTAGAAAATCTAAATTCAGTATCAAGGATGCACAAAAATATTTGGGCTTTTTTGGTGACTCAATGATTATGGGTTTATTGATTGGATTAGCTATTGGTATTTTCGCCGGATATGATTTACAAAAAATTTTACAATTGGGCGTTAGTATGTCAGCAGTTTTAGTTTTAATTCCTAAAATGACGTCAATGTTCATGGAAGGTTTAATGCCTATATCTGAATCAGCACAGAAATGGTCACAGAAAAAGTTCAAGGGTAGAAAATTATTTATTGGATTGGATGCAGCAGTTATTGTTGGTAATCCTGATGTTATTACTACAGCCTTAATTATTATTCCTTTAACAATAGCTATGGCTGTTGTTTTACCTGGGAATAGGGTCTTACCGTTTGCTGACTTAGCTGTTGTTCCTTTCAGAGTAGCTATGGTAGTAGCTCTGACTAATGGTAATCTTTTGAAAAATATAGTTATTGGTCTTGCAGTAACAGCTTCACTTTTATGGTGTGGTTCAGCAACTGCTCCAGTATTGACTGCAATTGCTAAGTCGGTTGGTATAAAGCTTTCAACAGGGGGAAGTCTCTTGATTTCATCATTTGCAGCAACATCAATGATTCAAAGCTATATTGTTTATTTCTGCTTTACTTGGCATCCTGAATTTTGTGTCCCTATTTTACTTATTATAATTGCATTGATCTGGTATTACTTTGATTTTAATAAGCATATTAACAAAGCGGCTGAAGCAGAAGAAGTAGCCTTAAAATCTAAAAATAATTAG
- the dgoD gene encoding galactonate dehydratase yields MKISDFVIYQVKPRWIFIKINTDEGISGWGELVSGTKTKTVVAAAKEMCTKIIGQNPFEIEQIWQRLHRSFFRGGPINGTAVSGIEMALWDIKGKALNLPVYELLGGAARSKIKVYSWIGGDRPSDVVEMAQQRWDQGFRAVKMNATSEMHYVDSLEKVDAAVERVASIRDKFGDKMAIGIDFHGRVHKPMAKVLAKELEQYHPMFIEEPVLPENEEYFAQISNEVSTPIATGERLYTRWGFKNIFKQGSVDIVQPDVSLCGGLLEERKIAAMAEAFDMAVAPHAPYGPVALAATFQVDACTPNVFIQEQSLGIHYNQGFDLLDFVKNKSIFQYKNSFVDIPKGPGLGIEMDEEKIKEVAQQGLVWNNPAWCNDDGTIAEW; encoded by the coding sequence ATGAAAATTTCTGATTTTGTAATTTACCAAGTTAAACCACGCTGGATTTTTATAAAGATTAACACAGACGAAGGAATTTCTGGTTGGGGGGAATTAGTTTCTGGAACAAAGACAAAAACAGTAGTGGCTGCTGCTAAAGAAATGTGTACGAAGATCATAGGACAAAATCCGTTTGAAATCGAACAAATTTGGCAAAGATTACATAGGTCATTTTTCCGAGGTGGTCCAATCAACGGAACGGCAGTTTCCGGTATTGAAATGGCGCTTTGGGATATTAAAGGTAAAGCATTAAACCTGCCGGTTTATGAACTCTTAGGTGGTGCCGCTAGAAGTAAGATAAAAGTTTATTCATGGATTGGTGGTGATCGACCTTCAGATGTAGTTGAAATGGCGCAGCAACGTTGGGATCAAGGATTTAGAGCTGTAAAAATGAATGCAACTTCGGAAATGCATTATGTTGATTCCTTAGAAAAAGTTGATGCAGCGGTAGAGCGGGTTGCCTCCATTCGAGATAAGTTCGGCGATAAAATGGCGATTGGAATCGACTTTCATGGTCGTGTACATAAGCCAATGGCTAAAGTTTTAGCTAAAGAATTAGAGCAATATCATCCAATGTTTATCGAAGAACCAGTTTTGCCAGAAAACGAAGAATATTTTGCTCAAATTTCTAACGAAGTTTCAACACCAATTGCGACTGGAGAAAGATTATACACTAGATGGGGATTTAAAAATATCTTTAAACAAGGGTCTGTTGACATAGTTCAACCGGACGTTTCACTTTGTGGTGGTTTGTTAGAGGAGCGTAAAATTGCTGCAATGGCAGAAGCATTTGATATGGCTGTTGCTCCACATGCTCCTTATGGTCCTGTAGCATTAGCTGCTACTTTTCAAGTTGATGCTTGTACTCCAAATGTCTTTATTCAAGAGCAAAGCTTAGGTATACATTATAATCAGGGCTTTGACTTGTTAGATTTTGTTAAGAACAAATCGATTTTTCAGTACAAGAATAGTTTTGTTGATATTCCTAAAGGACCTGGTCTTGGAATTGAAATGGACGAAGAAAAGATTAAAGAAGTAGCTCAACAGGGACTAGTTTGGAATAATCCTGCTTGGTGTAATGATGATGGAACAATTGCTGAATGGTAA
- a CDS encoding GntR family transcriptional regulator, producing the protein MKKPLYLKLVSSLKSHIQKNMHKGQKLLGEREIAERFNVSRYTVRQALDELEKTGYIYKVHGKGTFVSEKSVPTALNEVYSFTEQMKSLGKVPETNLLEFKVFNSDKRLSSKLKINLGNKVIRLKFLRKADQVPMMIEKTYLPFAKFSTLTLNDLENNSLYSVMSKTFHQSIHLVSESIRACLISNQDADLLSVEHHSPCLEVNRTSYNKLQEPIEYTFCIARSDQFVYNYKYIHHDKK; encoded by the coding sequence ATGAAAAAACCACTTTATTTAAAATTAGTTAGTTCCTTAAAATCCCATATCCAAAAAAATATGCATAAGGGCCAAAAATTGCTTGGTGAAAGAGAAATTGCTGAGCGCTTTAATGTAAGTCGCTATACTGTCAGGCAAGCGCTTGATGAGTTAGAAAAAACAGGATACATTTATAAAGTTCATGGTAAAGGTACGTTTGTTTCAGAAAAGTCGGTCCCGACAGCCCTTAATGAAGTTTACAGTTTCACTGAACAAATGAAATCATTGGGTAAGGTACCTGAAACGAATTTACTGGAGTTTAAAGTTTTTAATTCTGATAAACGACTATCATCTAAACTAAAAATAAATCTTGGTAACAAAGTAATTAGGCTTAAATTTCTTAGGAAAGCTGATCAAGTTCCTATGATGATTGAAAAAACCTACTTACCATTCGCTAAATTTTCTACTTTAACTTTAAATGACTTAGAAAATAATTCATTGTATTCTGTAATGAGCAAAACTTTTCACCAATCAATTCACTTAGTTAGTGAATCGATTCGTGCCTGTTTAATCTCTAATCAGGATGCTGACCTGTTATCCGTTGAACACCATTCTCCTTGCTTAGAAGTTAATCGGACTTCTTACAATAAATTGCAAGAACCAATTGAATATACTTTTTGTATAGCTCGAAGCGACCAATTCGTCTATAACTACAAATATATCCATCACGATAAAAAATAA
- the agaB gene encoding PTS galactosamine transporter subunit IIB has translation MSKPNILLTRIDNRLVHGQVGVIWTSSIGANLLLVANDDVAKDPLQQKLMQSTSESSGAQIRFFSIQKTIDIIGKAAPRQKIFIIVKTPTDAVKLVDGGVPIKEIDVGNMHFSTGKEKVTDKVYVDQQDKDDLMKLVNAGVNIYIQDVPGDKKVPIDF, from the coding sequence ATGAGTAAACCAAATATTTTGTTAACCAGAATAGACAATCGGCTTGTTCATGGACAAGTTGGAGTGATCTGGACCAGTTCGATTGGAGCTAATTTGCTATTAGTGGCAAATGATGATGTTGCCAAAGATCCTTTACAGCAGAAATTGATGCAAAGTACCTCTGAATCGTCAGGAGCTCAAATAAGATTTTTCTCAATCCAGAAAACGATTGATATCATCGGTAAAGCTGCTCCAAGACAAAAAATTTTTATTATCGTTAAGACACCGACTGATGCTGTTAAATTAGTTGATGGCGGCGTACCAATTAAAGAGATAGATGTTGGTAATATGCACTTTTCTACAGGTAAGGAAAAAGTTACAGATAAAGTATACGTTGATCAACAAGATAAGGACGATTTAATGAAACTGGTTAACGCTGGTGTCAATATTTACATTCAAGATGTTCCGGGTGATAAAAAAGTACCAATTGATTTCTAA
- the agaC gene encoding PTS galactosamine transporter subunit IIC yields the protein MKITLLQGILLSIFGAIAGVDSYTEALYIFRPIISCAVTGLILGDPITGLLAGGVAELTFAGLTNAGGTQPPNPAVCGIMTVVIAHTTKVAPATAVGLSLPFAMLMQYIILMYYSLFSGFMPSLDKAAEKAETKKFSRYVAFSMAVVGITFFIIIFLSSYAAQAPMASLVKAMPTWLIHGFELAGGALPAVGFAMLLKVLLRVSYFPYLLLGFVVASFINYSNVLPAAAIGVVFAMIDFFNTKQNQKLKDQINEIKENGGAEDGI from the coding sequence ATGAAAATCACTTTATTACAAGGAATTTTACTCAGCATATTCGGTGCAATTGCTGGGGTGGATTCATACACGGAAGCTCTATATATTTTTCGACCGATTATTAGTTGTGCAGTTACCGGTCTGATACTTGGAGACCCAATAACAGGTCTGTTAGCCGGTGGGGTAGCGGAACTTACTTTTGCAGGACTGACCAATGCTGGGGGCACACAACCACCTAATCCAGCTGTTTGCGGCATAATGACGGTTGTAATTGCGCATACAACTAAAGTTGCGCCTGCAACTGCAGTTGGTTTATCGCTACCATTTGCAATGTTGATGCAATACATTATCTTAATGTATTACTCTTTGTTTTCAGGCTTTATGCCTAGTTTGGATAAGGCGGCTGAGAAAGCTGAAACAAAAAAGTTTAGTCGTTATGTTGCCTTTTCCATGGCGGTTGTTGGAATTACCTTTTTCATCATAATTTTTCTATCTTCATATGCCGCACAAGCTCCGATGGCAAGCTTAGTCAAAGCAATGCCAACATGGTTAATTCATGGTTTCGAACTGGCTGGAGGTGCGTTACCAGCAGTTGGATTCGCAATGTTACTAAAAGTATTATTGCGGGTAAGTTATTTCCCATACTTGTTACTAGGCTTTGTAGTGGCTAGCTTTATTAATTATTCGAACGTTTTGCCTGCCGCGGCTATTGGTGTCGTCTTTGCAATGATTGACTTCTTTAATACTAAACAGAATCAAAAATTGAAAGATCAAATCAATGAAATTAAGGAAAATGGAGGCGCTGAAGATGGTATCTAA